A window of Microbispora hainanensis genomic DNA:
CGGCCGAGCCGGCCTTCGAAGTCGGCTTCGAGTCGCTGTCGTTCACCGCTCCCGCGCCGGAGAACTTCTCCTTCACTCCGCCGGCCGGAGCGAAGGTCGAGGAGGGCACGGCCACGCCCCCGGCGGACCACCGGCCGGAGGCGGCCGCCGAGGCGCACGACCGCGGCCGCGTCGTCGGCTCCGGCTGGGACAGTGTCCTCGTCACCTCCCTGCCGGAGACCCCTGCCCAGAAGCCCGACGCCCCCGCCCAGAAGCAGGACGAGAAGGGGCGTGGCGGCCTGGACGTGGCCGCGCTGCTGGACGGCCTGAAGGGCGCCGCCACCCCCGTCAGCGGGGAGTGGGGCAGCGGCCGGCTGCTGAGCACCAAGGTGGTGTCGATCCTGATCACCGACGACGGCCGCCTGCTCGCCGGCGCCGTCACCCCGGAGGCCCTCTACCGCGCGGCCGGTGTGAAGGGATGACCGAGCCCACGCACCGCGCGCGAGCGGGAATCCGGGCGGGAATCCGAGCGGAGGTCGCGGTGGACCGGCGGGACGCGGTGACGGTGGGCACGCGCGCGGGGGCGTCACGGGAGGACACCGGGGCGCCCCCGCCCTCCGCCGGAACCTCGGACGCGGACGCCATCGTCACGTCCGGTCTCACCAAGCGCTTCCGCGGCGGCCAGGTGGCCGTCGACGGCGTCGGCCTGGCCGTGCCGCGCGGCTCGGTCTTCGGCTTCCTCGGCCCCAACGGCTCGGGCAAGACCACGACGATCCGCATGCTGCTCGGCCTGGTCGCCCCGACCTCGGGCACGTGGTCGCTGCTCGGGACGCCCATGCCGGACGGGCCGGCCCGGGCGCTGCCACGCGTCGGCGCGGTGGTCGAGGGGCCGGCCTTCTATCCGTACCTGTCGGGCGAGGCCAACCTGCGCCGCCTCGACGCGGCCGATCCGTCGGCCGACGCGCGTACGGCACCGGCCAGGATCGCCGCGGCGCTGGAGCGGGTGGGGCTGACGGCGGCGGCGGGCAAGCGCTACCGCACCTACTCGCTCGGCATGCGCCAGCGCCTGGCCATCGCGGCCGCACTGCTGGTGCCCAGGGAGCTGCTCGTGCTCGACGAGCCGACCAACGGCCTCGACCCGCAGGGCACCCGCGAGGTCCGCACGCTGATCAGGAGGATCGCCGAGGACGGCACGACCGTCTTCGTCTCCTCCCATCTGCTGAGCGAGGTCGAGCAGATGTGCACCCACGTCGGTGTCATGCGCGCCGGCCGGCTCGTCGCCCAGGGCCCGATCGCCGCGCTGCGCGCGTCGGGCGAGGAGCCGCGCCTGCGGGTGGAGACGCCGGACACGGACGCGGCGGCGGCCGTGCTGGCCGGGGCCGGGCTCGGCGACGTACGCGTCGCGGACGACGAGGTCACGGCGGTCATCGGCGCCCGGGCGCCGGAAGAGATCTGCGCGCTGCTCGTCGGGGAGGGCGTGGCCGTGCGCGGGTTCGGCGTGGTGCGTCCCACGCTCGAAGACGTCTTCGTCGGGCTGACGGGGGAGGGGTTCGATGTCGATGGGTGAGAACGGGACCGCGGTGTCGGAGGCCCGGCCGCCGGTGCGCCAGGAGGCGGCACCGCCGAGGGAGGAGCGGACACCCGCCGAGTCCACCCGGCCCGCCCCGGGCCCGGCGCGGCACCTGACGCGGCTGCTGGCCTCCGAGATCGGGCTGACGTTCCGCCGCCCGCGCAACCTCGCGATGCTCGCGGTGCTCGCGGTCGTGCCGGTGGTGGTCGGCATCGCGGTGCGGGTCGCGTCGGACGGTGACGCGGGCGGCTCGATCATCGGACAGATCGCGGGCAACGGCCTGATGCTGACCTTCGCCGCGTTCGTCGTCATGATGCCGATCGTGCTGCCGCTGACCGTGGCGGTCGTGGCGGGCGACGCGATCGCCGGCGAGGCGGCCCAGGGCACGCTGCGCTACCTGCTCGTCGCCCCGGCCGGCCGCACCAGGCTGCTGCTGGTGAAATACGCCAACATCGTGGTCTTCTGTCTCGCGGCGTGTGCCCTGGTGGCGGTGTCGGCGCTGGTGACCGGGCTGGTGCTGTTCCCGGTGGGGCCGGTGACGCTGCTGTCGGGCGCGACGATCCCGGCGGCCGACGCCCTGCTGCGCGTCGGGGTGGTCGTCCTGTACGCCGCCGCGGGGATGGCCGCGCTCGGCGCGGTCGCGCTCGCGGTCTCCACGCTCACCGAGGCGCCGATCGGGGCGGTCGCCACGAGTGTCGTGCTGGTGGTGGTCAGCCAGGTGCTGAGCGCGATCCCGCAGGTGGCGGCCGTACGTCCGGTCCTGCTGACCTGGTGGTGGGGCGCGTTCGACGGGGCGTTGCGGGCGCCGATGGCGTTCGACGAGATGGGGCGAGGGCTGTTCGCCTTCGCCGCGTACGTCCTGGTTTTCGGCTCTTTCGCCTGGTCACGCTTCACGAGTAAGGACATCACGGCGTAAGTGCTGCCCTTTACCGTTCTTTATCGCTAGTGTTGCCGCGGACCTCTCACCCAAGGTGGTGTTCATGCGGCACTTCTTCGGGCTGCTCCTTGGCGTTGTCGTCGCGGCGGCTCTTCTCCTCGGTGGTGGATGGGCGTCCCAGGAGCTGGTCCGGGGAGCGGCGCAGATCGTCGACCCGGCCAAGGACACCCGGATGCTGATCGCGGTCGGAGCGATGGCGGTCGTGGGCCTGCTGCTCGGGCTGGTGCTGGTCGGCCGGGTGTCCCCGCTGGCGACGTTCGTCCCGTCGATGGCGCTGCTGGCCTGGACCGTGGTCTACGTGCTCGACGTGTCGCGCGCCGCGAGCCTGGTGCCCACCGGGCCGTCGGTGCAGGCCGAGCTGCTGCAGGCCGGCCGGGGGATGCTCATGCTGCTGTCCACCGGCGTGTACGCCCTGCTCGGTGTGGCGCTGTTCCTCCCGGTGCTCATGCCGTCGCGCTGGGCCCGTCCGGAGCGGGACGAGGAAGAGGAGGAGTACGAGGAGTCGTACGGCTTCTGAGATAGAGGTCGGCCACGACGTCCTCGATCGAGGCGCGTCCCGGCGCGGTCGCCCGCAGCTCGTCCACGGTGCCGTCGAAGGCCAGCCTGCCGTGGTCGATCAGCAGCACGCGCCGGCACAGCCGCTCCACGTCGCCCAGGTCGTGGGTGGTCAGCAGCACCGTCGTCCCGTGCTCCGCGCATCGCCGCCGCAGGAAGTCGCGCACCTCCGCCTTGCTGACGACGTCGAGCCCGATCGTCGGCTCGTCCAGCACGAGCACGGCGGGGTCGTGCAGCAGCGCGGCGGCGATGTCGCCGCGCATCCGCTGGCCCAGGCTGAGCTGGCGCACCGGCGTGGCGAGGAAGCCGCCCAGGTCGAGCCGGTCGCACATGTCGTCGAGGCGCTCCCGGAACACCTTGCGATCTACTTTGTAAAGGAGCCGGACCAGCTCCAGGCTGTCCCGCAGCGGCAGGTCCCACCACAGGGTCGTCCGCTGGCCGAAGACGACGCCGATCCTGCGGGCGAGAGCCGTACGCCGCCGGGACGGGTCGAGACCGGCCACCCTCACCCGGCCCGACGTGGGCGTGAGGATCCCGGTCAGCATCTTGATCGTGGTGGACTTGCCCGCGCCGTTCGGGCCGAGGCACGCGACGAACTCCCCGGCCGCGACCCGGAAGGACAGGTCCCGTACGGCGTGCACGATCCGGCCCCGGACCCTGAAGGTCCTGCCGACCCCGTCTGCCTCGATCACTCGTCTCAGCTCCCCGTCGATCGGTAGCGGCGGATCCCCGCCCGCCACGCGAGCGCGGCGACGGCGGCCAGTGCGAGCGCGGCGGCGGGGGACAGCAGGCCCGTCCAGGACGGCAGCCCGAGCGGATCGGGCCGGCCGAGCACATAGAGGCCCGGCTGCCAGTTGACGAACGCCAGCGGCAGCCCGAATGTCAGCCCCCGCACGATGCGGGGGTCGTAGACGCTCAGCGGATACTGCGTGAGCGTCGCCCCGCCGTACGTGAACGCGTTGGCCACCTCGGGAGCGGCGGTGAGCAGGAACTGCAGCGCGCCGCCGAGCGTGAAGAGCGCCGCGAAGATCACGATGCCCGAGACGACCATGACCGGCACCATCCAGACGCGGCCGAGCGGGACGTCCAGCCGCGACAGGCCCACGGCGAGCACGGCCCCGGCCTGGATCGACCGGCCGATCCGGTGCGGCGTGAACCGGTCGGAGGCGACCTGCACGAAGGGCGACGCGGGCCGGATCAGCATGACGTCGAGCGTGCCGGACACGATGTGCCGGCTGATCCTGTCGAGATTGCCGAACAGCAGGTCGGCGAGCGCGAAGGCCAGCTGCGACGCGCCGTAGAGGAACATGACCTCGGTCAGCCCGAAGCCGGCCAGCCTGTCGGTGTTGGCGAAGATCACCCAGATGGCCGCGATGTCGAGGCCGCCGACCACCGCCCCGCCCGCCGTCATGAGCGCGAACGACACCGGATATTGCGCCGCCGCCCGCGTCCACGTCCAGGCGAGCAGCGCGTACGTCCTGATCACTAGGGCACCCTCTTTCTTGCGGGCAGTGGCAAGCTGCTCGTGAAGGGGACTCGGCGGGAGCCGGGGTGACGGCCTGTGTTGATCGCCCGTGAAGGGCCACTGTGATGCCGCCGCCCCCGGCTTCCCCGAGGCTGTAGACCGGCAACAGGGAGTAGCGCCGCAGAGCGCCGGTTAGTGATCGCCCGGTAGCCAGCCTCCTCGCCGGGTCGTCGCTGCCAGGCAAAGGAGTTCAGGTGTCGCTTGCGCTGCCCCCGGCGCGGTGGTTCGTCGGGATCGACTGGGCCATGGAAAGTCACGCGGTGTGCGTGATGGACGACAGCGGGAAGATCACCGCTGAATTCGTCATCGCGCACAGCACCAATGGCATCGCCTCGCTGATCGGCCGGCTGGCCAAGCTCGGTGATCCGGCCGCTGTCCCGATCGCGATCGAACGTCCCAACGGCAGGCTGGTCGACCTGCTGCTGGAGGCCGGATACCCCGTCGTCCCGGTCAAACCGAACGCGATCAAGACCTGGCGCGACGGTGAGGTGCTGTCGGGCGCCAAGTCCGATGCCGGCGACGCCGCGGTGATCGCCGAATACCTGCGCCTGCGCCTTCACAAGCTCCAGGTCGCCGCCCCCTTCAGCGACCAGACAAAGGCGGTACGCACCCTGGTGCGCACGCGCGATGACCTGGTTGAGGCCCGGGTGGCGGCCACTAACCAGCTCGCCGCGCTGCTGGATGCCTCCTGGCCGGGCGCCAAGGCCGTCTTCGCCGACCTGGCCTCGCCGATCGCGCTGGACTTCCTCACCCGTTACCCGACCCCCGCCTCGGCCGCGCACCTGGGCGAAAAGCGCATGGCCGCGTTCTTGGTCAAGCACGGCTACAGCGGCCGCCGCTCTCCCGCCGAGCTGCTGGCCCGGCTGCGTCACGCCCCGGCCGGGATCGCGGCCGAGGCGCTCACCGAAGCGTTGCGGGACGCGGTCATCGCCCTGGTCGGCGTGCTCAAAGCCCTGATTGGGGCGATCAAGGATCTGGATCGCTCGATCGCCGCCCACCTCGGGGAGCATCCGGACGGAGCGATCTTCACGTCGCTGCCAAGGTCGGGTCAGATCAACGCCGCCCAGATGCTCGCCGAGTGGGGCGACTGCCGAGCAGCCTACGCCGGACCCGACTCCGTCGCGGCCCTGGCCGGCTGCACACCGGTCACCAAACAGTCCGGCAAGCACCGCGCCGTGCACTTCCGATGGGCCTGCAACAAGCGCTTGCGCCGCGCCATCACGACCTTCGCCGACAACAGCCGCCGCGCCAGCCCCTGGGCCGCCTCCATCTACGAACGCGCCCGCGCCGAAGGCAAAGACCACCCGCACGCCGTCCGCATCCTGGCCCGCGCCTGGATCCGGGTGATCTGGCGATGCTGGAACGACGGCATCGCCTACGACCCCGCCAAACACGGCGCTGCAGCAGCCCTCCTCACCCCGAACACGGCGGGAGGTTGACACAGGGAGTATCACGGGCGCTCACCCACCCTGGATCACGACCTTCCTGCGGGCGGCGCCGGTCATCAGCGCGCCCAGCGCCAGCAGGACGGCCGCCCACAGGGCCTGGAAGCCGAGGGCGCGGGCGGGATCGGCCGTGCCGAGATAGACGTCGGCGGGCACCTGCGCCATCGCCGACCACGGCAGCGCCCGGGACAGCTCCCCGAACCACCCGGGGAAGATCGACAGCGGCAGCATGAGCCCGCTGAAGAACGTCGTGAGCACCATCGACAGCACCGCGAGACCCCGGTCGTCCATCACCCAGCAGGTGGCCAGCGCGACGATGTAACGCCACGCGAAGCTCACGAGCACGCCCAGGGCGACGCTCAGGAGGAACGCGGCCGGGGCGTGCGGGGCGACGATGCCGAAAAGCAGCGCGCCCACGAGGGTCGGCGGGCCGCCGCGGACGGCGAAGAGATACACCGCCCGGCCCAGATCCTCCGACAGGCACCACAACTGCAGGGACGCCGGGCGGACCAGGTCGAGCGCGACGTCGCCGGTGCGGATCCGCTCCGGCAGGTCGAGGCCGCCGCCGAAGAGCTGCATCGGGCCGATGAACGCCTGCGTGAGGAAGGTGAAGGTGACCGCGCCCGCCACGTCGTACCCGCCGAGGCCGGGACGGGCCTGCCACAGCGCGATCAGCACGTACGCGCGGAGCACGCCGAAGACGGTGTTGGTGAACGCCCCGGCCAGCGCGGCGGCCCAGTAGGTGGCGTGCCTGCGGAAGCCGTACCAGGCCAGCCGCGGGTAGAGGGCGACGGCGGCGCCGTGGCCGGGGATCACCGTCATAAGTGCCTCATATCCTGGGCTGTTACCTTGTCGTAACCTTGCCGTAAGGGGAGTGAAACGTGCCTAGCGGTAGAACGGATGACCTAACAGGGAATGTCCCTTTTGGGAGGCTTGCATGGGACATGAGCTGAATGTAGACATACGCCCGGAATATCCGGTCAGCTGGCAGGCCGCCGCGATCAACGGAGTCCTGCGGGGCACCATGAAGCCGATCTCCACCATCCTCGTGCGCAACACCGCGGGAATGGCCGTGGCCAGCCGCATCATGTGCCTCGGCGAGCGGGTCCCCGGCATCCTCCCCAAGCACGTGTCCATCGTTCCAGACGAGTTCGGCTCGTGCACGGGGGAATGGGTGCGCGGCGGTCCCGGCCTGGACGAGGGCAAGGTGGTGCTCTACTTCCACGGCGGGGCCTACTTCGTCTGCTCCCCGGCCACCCACCGGCCGATCACATGGCGGTTGTCGGCCGCCGCCGGCCGTCCGGTGTTCTCCCTCGACTACCGCCAGGGCCCGGTGCACTCCCTCGCCGAGTCGCTGTCGGACGCGCTCCAGGCGTACGAGTGCCTGCTCGGCCGCGGGTACGCAGCCAGGGACATCGTGCTGGCCGGGGACTCCGCCGGAGGGCATCTCACCCTCGCCACGCTGCTGGCCCTGCGCGACCGGGGCATGCCGCTGCCCGCCGCCGGCATCTGCCTGTCTCCCTGGGCCGACCTCAGCACCAGCCGGCACCGCGCCAACGCATGGTCCGACCCCATGCTCCCCGCCGGACGCGTCGACTGGCTCGCCCGCCGCTGGACCGACGGCCTCGACCGCTGCGACCCCCTCGTGTCCCCCGTGTACGGCGACTACACCGGCATCCCCCCGCTGATGATCGTCACCGGCTCCACCGAGGTCCTGCGCGACGAGGCCCGCCGGGTCGCGGTCAGCGCGCGCGAGGACGGCGTGCAGGTGACCTACGAGGAGTGGAACCGCATGCCGCACATCTTCCCTCTCTTCGCCGACGCCCTCCCCGAAGGCCGCCTGTTCTTCGACCACGTCTCCCGCTTCCTCGACGCCGTCCAGGCCCACTCCTCCACTCCCGGCGCCGAGGCCGCCTGAGCACTTCGGGAAAACGGCCGCCGGAATGCACGGCCGTTCGCGAGGCCGCCGCACCGGGGTCAGCAGGTGACGGCGTGGACCGGCGTCGTCTGCGAGGCGTGGTCGCCGTAGCCCGAGGTGCTGTACGCCTGGGAATGCGCGGAGGCCTGACAGGACCCGGGCCGGCAGGCGACCCCGGCGTCGCAGGAGATCGAGCCGTACACGACGGCGGCGCCGCCCGTCCGGGTGAAGGAGAGGCTGGGCGAACAGGCGATCGGGGTGTCTTTACGGAGAACGGCGCTCATTTGTGGCTTATGAGACCAATGTGACCTGCGGTTTCTCCGATTCACCTTACCTAAAGGTGCCATTGGGCTTACCTCTCATGCCGCTTGTCGCTACTTGAGCGCGTGGTGCGTTCCAACCGGCCACAGTGGCTGTGCGGCACTTCGAGAGAGGTAGCTTCCGTATGGCACGTGGCGGAACGGCTTCCGATAGCGGCATGCCTCCCGGTGTGCGCCCGCTGACCGTTGGCGACCCGGTCGTCATCGGGCGCTACCTGCTGCTCGGCCGGCTGGGCAGCGGCGGAATGGGAGTCGTCTACCTGGCCGAGCACCCCAGCGGGGGATACGTCGCGCTGAAGACACCGCATCCGATGCACCTTGGGGACTCCACGCTGCGGGCCCGATTCGCCGAGGAGGTCGCGCTCTCCCGGCGCGTGGTGCCGTTCTGCACGGCCGTCGTCATCGAGGACGGTTTCGACGGCGAGCGGCCCTACCTCGTCACCGAATACGTCCCCGGCCCCGCGCTTTCCCAGGTGGTCTCCGCGCAGGGCGCGCTCACCCCCGACCTCGCGTACGGCGTGGCCCTCGGCACGGCCGCCGCGCTCGTGGCCACGCACGAGGCCGGGCTGGTGCACCGGGACCTCAAGCCGGGCAACGTGCTGCTGTCGCCGCGCGGGCCGTTCGTCATCGACTTCGGGATCGCCCGCGACCTCGACGTCGCGATGGCGCATACGCAGGCCGGGCAGATCATGGGCAGCCCGGGCTGGGTCGCGCCCGAGCGGCTGCGCGGACACCACGCCATCCCCGCCTCCGACGTCTTCTCCTGGGGCTGCCTGGTCGCGTTCGCGGCGACCGGGCTGCATCCGTTCGGCGGCGGCGACCTCGACGTGCTGACCCGGCGCATCCTGGTCGAGGAGCCCCGGATCGACGCCGTGCCGAGGCCGCTGTGGGGCGCAGTGGCGGCGGCGCTGCAGCGCGAGCCCGCCGACCGCCCGGACGCGGCGTGGCTGCTGGCCTCCCTGCTCGCGGCGGGCGGGGTCCACGCGGCCGCCGATCCCCGGCGTGCGGTCGCCGCCGTGCTCGACGAGATCTGGCAGCCTGTGCCCTACCCGGCGGGGGCCGTCCCCGGCCGGGCCACGCAGGGGACACGGAGCAGGGCCTCCGGGGAAGCGACCCAGGGACCGGCACAGGGGTCGATTCGGGGGTCGATTCGGGGGTCGGTACAGGGGCCGGCACAGGAGGGCAGGGCGGCGCGGCGCCGGGCGGCGCGATCGCGGGGACAGGTGTCCCACGCCGGCTTCGCGGCGCTCGCCACCGTGACGATCGCCGCGGTGACCGTGGTCGCGGCGGGCGCCGGGTCGGCCCACATGCAGAGCACGGCCGATCCGCCGCCCGCGGCGCCCGTGGTCATCCCCGGCGAGGACAGCGCCCTGCCGCCGGATGACGCGCTCCGCACCGGCCCGCCGGTGGTGCCCATCGCGGACGCCGCCCGGCCCAGGGTGACGGTGACGGCCACGCGGACCATGCCGCCCGGCTCACCCGGCTCGACGCCGGCGCCGGTGACCACGGACGACGGCCGGGCGACCGCGCCGCCCTCGCCGACGCCCGCCGGGACGACCCTGCGCCCGGGAGACGGGCGCTGCGTCACCGGGCGGCCGAGGGACTGCCGTCCCACCCGGCCCTCCCCACCGGGCCGCCCAGGACGCCCCAACCAGCCGGGACATCCGGGTCAGCCTGGTCAGCCCGGCCATCCCGGACAGCAGCCCGGTCAGCCCGGGCAGGGCCATTCCCCGGTCCCGTCCTCGGGGGTCAGCCAGGAGCCGCAGTGGGGCGACGGGGAGTCGCCGCCGCCGGAACCGGGCGGCAGCCCGCCGGCGAGCCCGCCGCCCAGCGTGGTGGTCACCCCCGCACCGTCCATTCCCTGATACGGCGTCCCGAGCGGGTGCCCGCGTGCAGCATGCTGTCTGTTCATGGAAGCAGCTCTCGAACTCGACGACGTGACCGTCCGCGTGGTCGGCCGGACCCTGGTGACCGGTGCCGACTGGCGGGTGGAGCACGGCCAGCACTGGGTGATCCTCGGCCCCAACGGCGCCGGGAAGACGACGATGCTCTCGATCGCCGCGGCCGTACGGCACCCGAGCTCCGGCACGGCCACAGTGCTCGGACGGCGGCTTGGCAGGGTCGACCTCCGGGAGCTGCGCCGCAGCATCGGCCTGGTGGCGGCGAGTCAGCGGCTCGTTGACGAGTCGCTGCTGGAGGAGGAGGGCGCGACCGCGCTGACCGTCGTGCTCACCGGTCATACCGGGACGAGCGCGCCGCTGTGGGACCGATACGGTGACGAGGAGCGGGAGCGGGCCCACCGGCTGCTGGCCGACCTCGGCTGCAAGGACCTGGCCGACCGCAGGTTCCAGGTGTGCTCGCAGGGGGAGCGGGCCCGCGTCCGGGTGGCCAGGGCGCTGATGGCCGACCCGGCGATCCTGCTGCTCGACGAGCCGTTCGCGGGCCTCGACCTGCCCGCGCGGGAGGACCTGATCGAGGCGCTGGAAGACTTGGCCCGCACCCGGCAGGGGCTCACCACCGTGATGGTCACGCACCACCTGGAGGAGGTGCCGGCCACCACCACGCACGCGCTGCTCATGCGGGACACCCGCATCCTGACCGCCGGTCCCGTGGACGAGGTGCTCACCGGCCCGAACCTGTCCGAGTGCTTCGGCCGCCGCCTGCGCATCGACGCGCTGGACGGCCGCTGGTACGCCCGCGCCCTGCGCGTCTGACCGGCCGCGGGCGCCGACCCGGCCCTGAGTGCGAATCCGGGCGCGGGCTCGGACGCGGACGGGAGCCGTGACTCCGAGCGCGGACTCGGTCGCGCGCGCTGACCCGGCCCCGGGCGCTGACCCCGGTCGCTGACCCCGGTCGCGAACACGGCGAGGCCCCGCCGCCGATCCGTCAGATCCCCGAGGGTGACCTGCGGACGGACGGCGGGGCCCGCCACCGACCTGTGTCCCGATAAGTCCGCTGATGGTTAGTGAGCCCCGGCGAACTGTGCCTCCTCCGTCGAGCCCTTCAGGGCCGTCGTGGAGGAGTCCGGCGCGACGGCCGTGCTGACCAGGTCGAAGTATCCGGTGCCGACCTCCCGCTGGTGGCGGGTGGCGGTGTAGCCGCGCCGCTCGGCGGCGAACTCGGCCTCCTGGAGCCCGACGTACGCCGTCATGCCGTCCTGGGCGTAGCCGCTGGCCAGGTCGAACATCGAGTAGTTCAGCGAGTGGAAGCCGGCCAGGGTGATGAACTGGAACTTGTATCCCATGTGGCCCAGCTCGCGCTGGAACTTGGCGATCGTCGCGTCGTCCAGGTGCTTCTTCCAGTTGAACGACGGTGAGCAGTTGTAGGCGAGCATCTGGTCCGGGTGCTCCCGCTTGATCGCCTCGGCGAACTCGCGGGCCACGTCGAGGTCCGGTGTGGAGGTCTCCATCCACAGCAGGTCGGCGTACGGCGCGTAGGCGAGACCCCTGGCAATGCAGGCGTCGACGCCGTTGCGGACCCGGTAGAAGCCCTCGGCCGTGCGCTCGCCGGTGCAGAAGGCCTGGTCGCGGGGGTCCACGTCGCTGGTCAGGAGCGTCGCGGCCTGGGCGTCGGTCCGCGCGATGACCAGGGTGGGGACGCCCGCCACGTCGGCCGCGAGGCGGGCCGCGTTGAGGGTCTTGATGTGCTGGCCGGTGGGGATCAGCACCTTGCCGCCGAGGTGGCCGCACTTCTTCTCCGAGGCGAGCTGGTCCTCCCAGTGGACGCCCGCGGCGCCGGCCGCGATCATCGCCTTCATCAGCTCGAACGCGTTGAGCACGCCGCCGAAGCCGGCCTCGGCGTCGGCCACGATGGGCGCCAGCCAGTGGGGGGCCTCCTCGTCGCCCTCGGCCCAGGTGATCTGGTCGGCACGCAGCAGCGCGTTGTTGATCCGGCGGACCACGGCGGGGACCGAGTTGGCCGGATAGAGGCTCTGGTCGGGGTAGGTGTGACCGCTGAGGTTGGCGTCGGCGGCCACCTGCCAGCCGGACAGGTAGATCGCCTTGAGGCCCGCCTTCACCTGCTGGACCGCCTGGTTGCCGGTCAGCGCGCCCAGGGCGTGGACGTAGTCCTCGTGGTGCAGCAGGTCCCACAGACGCTCCGCGCCGAGCCGGGCCAGGGTGTGCTCCTCCTGCACGGAGCCGCGCAGGCGGATCACGTCCTCGGCCGTGTAGGTCCGCTCGACGTTCGTCCACCGCGGATTGGTCTCCCAGTCCTGCTGCAGCCGCTGGGCGGCTGCGGTGAGGCGATCCGACATCTCGGTCACTCCCTTGTTGCGTACGTTGTCGTCACCTGGGGCTTGCTTCCGAGTTTGTGTCGATATCAAGACACTCACAAGGAGTGGTCGGGCGAAAGAACGCCAAATATTCTGTTCCAAGCAAGACTGACGGGTATTCGACTATGAAGAAAGGCAAAGTTTTCGCTATGGACTAGACCAATCCGCGTGAAGTGGAGCACGTCTCGTTGGAAGAAACGCCGATTTTCCGCAT
This region includes:
- a CDS encoding ABC transporter ATP-binding protein — translated: MIEADGVGRTFRVRGRIVHAVRDLSFRVAAGEFVACLGPNGAGKSTTIKMLTGILTPTSGRVRVAGLDPSRRRTALARRIGVVFGQRTTLWWDLPLRDSLELVRLLYKVDRKVFRERLDDMCDRLDLGGFLATPVRQLSLGQRMRGDIAAALLHDPAVLVLDEPTIGLDVVSKAEVRDFLRRRCAEHGTTVLLTTHDLGDVERLCRRVLLIDHGRLAFDGTVDELRATAPGRASIEDVVADLYLRSRTTPRTPPLPRPAPDGPSATA
- a CDS encoding ABC transporter ATP-binding protein; protein product: MTEPTHRARAGIRAGIRAEVAVDRRDAVTVGTRAGASREDTGAPPPSAGTSDADAIVTSGLTKRFRGGQVAVDGVGLAVPRGSVFGFLGPNGSGKTTTIRMLLGLVAPTSGTWSLLGTPMPDGPARALPRVGAVVEGPAFYPYLSGEANLRRLDAADPSADARTAPARIAAALERVGLTAAAGKRYRTYSLGMRQRLAIAAALLVPRELLVLDEPTNGLDPQGTREVRTLIRRIAEDGTTVFVSSHLLSEVEQMCTHVGVMRAGRLVAQGPIAALRASGEEPRLRVETPDTDAAAAVLAGAGLGDVRVADDEVTAVIGARAPEEICALLVGEGVAVRGFGVVRPTLEDVFVGLTGEGFDVDG
- a CDS encoding ABC transporter permease, which produces MIRTYALLAWTWTRAAAQYPVSFALMTAGGAVVGGLDIAAIWVIFANTDRLAGFGLTEVMFLYGASQLAFALADLLFGNLDRISRHIVSGTLDVMLIRPASPFVQVASDRFTPHRIGRSIQAGAVLAVGLSRLDVPLGRVWMVPVMVVSGIVIFAALFTLGGALQFLLTAAPEVANAFTYGGATLTQYPLSVYDPRIVRGLTFGLPLAFVNWQPGLYVLGRPDPLGLPSWTGLLSPAAALALAAVAALAWRAGIRRYRSTGS
- a CDS encoding IS110 family transposase, with amino-acid sequence MSLALPPARWFVGIDWAMESHAVCVMDDSGKITAEFVIAHSTNGIASLIGRLAKLGDPAAVPIAIERPNGRLVDLLLEAGYPVVPVKPNAIKTWRDGEVLSGAKSDAGDAAVIAEYLRLRLHKLQVAAPFSDQTKAVRTLVRTRDDLVEARVAATNQLAALLDASWPGAKAVFADLASPIALDFLTRYPTPASAAHLGEKRMAAFLVKHGYSGRRSPAELLARLRHAPAGIAAEALTEALRDAVIALVGVLKALIGAIKDLDRSIAAHLGEHPDGAIFTSLPRSGQINAAQMLAEWGDCRAAYAGPDSVAALAGCTPVTKQSGKHRAVHFRWACNKRLRRAITTFADNSRRASPWAASIYERARAEGKDHPHAVRILARAWIRVIWRCWNDGIAYDPAKHGAAAALLTPNTAGG
- a CDS encoding ABC transporter permease; translation: MSMGENGTAVSEARPPVRQEAAPPREERTPAESTRPAPGPARHLTRLLASEIGLTFRRPRNLAMLAVLAVVPVVVGIAVRVASDGDAGGSIIGQIAGNGLMLTFAAFVVMMPIVLPLTVAVVAGDAIAGEAAQGTLRYLLVAPAGRTRLLLVKYANIVVFCLAACALVAVSALVTGLVLFPVGPVTLLSGATIPAADALLRVGVVVLYAAAGMAALGAVALAVSTLTEAPIGAVATSVVLVVVSQVLSAIPQVAAVRPVLLTWWWGAFDGALRAPMAFDEMGRGLFAFAAYVLVFGSFAWSRFTSKDITA
- a CDS encoding ABC transporter permease; its protein translation is MTVIPGHGAAVALYPRLAWYGFRRHATYWAAALAGAFTNTVFGVLRAYVLIALWQARPGLGGYDVAGAVTFTFLTQAFIGPMQLFGGGLDLPERIRTGDVALDLVRPASLQLWCLSEDLGRAVYLFAVRGGPPTLVGALLFGIVAPHAPAAFLLSVALGVLVSFAWRYIVALATCWVMDDRGLAVLSMVLTTFFSGLMLPLSIFPGWFGELSRALPWSAMAQVPADVYLGTADPARALGFQALWAAVLLALGALMTGAARRKVVIQGG
- a CDS encoding alpha/beta hydrolase, translating into MGHELNVDIRPEYPVSWQAAAINGVLRGTMKPISTILVRNTAGMAVASRIMCLGERVPGILPKHVSIVPDEFGSCTGEWVRGGPGLDEGKVVLYFHGGAYFVCSPATHRPITWRLSAAAGRPVFSLDYRQGPVHSLAESLSDALQAYECLLGRGYAARDIVLAGDSAGGHLTLATLLALRDRGMPLPAAGICLSPWADLSTSRHRANAWSDPMLPAGRVDWLARRWTDGLDRCDPLVSPVYGDYTGIPPLMIVTGSTEVLRDEARRVAVSAREDGVQVTYEEWNRMPHIFPLFADALPEGRLFFDHVSRFLDAVQAHSSTPGAEAA
- a CDS encoding serine/threonine-protein kinase translates to MPPGVRPLTVGDPVVIGRYLLLGRLGSGGMGVVYLAEHPSGGYVALKTPHPMHLGDSTLRARFAEEVALSRRVVPFCTAVVIEDGFDGERPYLVTEYVPGPALSQVVSAQGALTPDLAYGVALGTAAALVATHEAGLVHRDLKPGNVLLSPRGPFVIDFGIARDLDVAMAHTQAGQIMGSPGWVAPERLRGHHAIPASDVFSWGCLVAFAATGLHPFGGGDLDVLTRRILVEEPRIDAVPRPLWGAVAAALQREPADRPDAAWLLASLLAAGGVHAAADPRRAVAAVLDEIWQPVPYPAGAVPGRATQGTRSRASGEATQGPAQGSIRGSIRGSVQGPAQEGRAARRRAARSRGQVSHAGFAALATVTIAAVTVVAAGAGSAHMQSTADPPPAAPVVIPGEDSALPPDDALRTGPPVVPIADAARPRVTVTATRTMPPGSPGSTPAPVTTDDGRATAPPSPTPAGTTLRPGDGRCVTGRPRDCRPTRPSPPGRPGRPNQPGHPGQPGQPGHPGQQPGQPGQGHSPVPSSGVSQEPQWGDGESPPPEPGGSPPASPPPSVVVTPAPSIP